In a genomic window of Sus scrofa isolate TJ Tabasco breed Duroc chromosome 4, Sscrofa11.1, whole genome shotgun sequence:
- the LOC110260483 gene encoding proline-rich receptor-like protein kinase PERK9 has translation MGSFRPVACVPRGACGHPGADLADGPPPPQTHAGRPGRLRESSELLIFPLELPPVKESRPSLASAQRGSRAKPTRSRLQDPGERPPRPGDPHLAPSNASPPGPLYSLLPASTFPDPTVTVCWFCFSPPPLALPAARLAQLADSPAVPKLLSILSGTLSGLARFFSHLLRRSPPEAPQRRPDFSLLLPALPVAGLARRPEERPGRLSLLLRVALALPGRPPGRRLPRDEEASAGQSSPVPVSTVVSTTPSAASPGASISSFSPSQTDPLHVRPAGAPVSKQWGRGRMERS, from the exons ATGGGGTCCTTCCGGCCCGTGGCCTGCGTCCCCCGAGGTGCCTGCGGTCACCCGGGAGCAGACTTGGCCGATGGCCCGCCGCCCCCGCAG ACCCATGCTGGGCGCCCTGGCCGGCTCAGAGAGTCTTCTGAATTGCTCATTTTCCCCCTCGA ACTTCCACCGGTGAAAGAAAGCAGGCCGAGCCTGGCATCTGCACAGCGAGGGAGCCGCGCCAAGCCCACGCGCTCCCGCCTTCAGGACCCTGGAGAGCGGCCGCCGCGCCCTGGGGACCCGCACCTTGCCCCCTCCAACGCCTCGCCGCCCGGTCCCTTGTATTCGCTGCTTCCCGCCTCCACCTTC CCGGACCCAACAGTGACCGTGTGCTGGTTTTGTTTCTCTCCTCCGCCTCTCGCCCTTCCCGCCGCCCGCCTTGCACAGCTTGCAGACTCACCCGCTGTCCCGAAGCTGCTCAGCATCCTTTCCGGCACGCTCTCCGGCCTCGCGCGCTTCTTCTCTCACCTTCTCCGGCGATCCCCTCCAGAGGCTCCCCAGAGGCGTCCGGacttctcccttcttcttcctGCCCTGCCAGTTGCTGGGCTTGCGCGGAGGCCCGAGGAGCGGCCGGGCCGCCTCTCGCTCCTGCTCAGGGTAGCTCTGGCACTGCCCGGCCGACCCCCCGGGAGACGCCTGCCCCGGGATGAGGAAGCCAGCGCTGGGCAGAGCTCGCCCGTGCCGGTGAGTACTGTGGTCTCCACCACCCCATCCGCGGCCTCACCCGGCGCCAGCATTTCTAGTTTCTCCCCATCCCAGACTGACCCACTCCACGTGCGGCCAGCAGGGGCTCCGGTCAGcaagcagtgggggagggggcggatgGAAAGATCGTGA